A stretch of the Porifericola rhodea genome encodes the following:
- a CDS encoding DUF3987 domain-containing protein, translating into MLKFKFNPRKWLDTSNSSNIEQPKQEAILRELKSTYQEVLKVVEQIEAKQIDITSAYEDWRNIGFALADEFGESGRDLFHKISCFYPDYSQSECDKQFEKCLQSKGTGISLKTFFYHAKNAGIKIANAATLSNNQQLPNFTDTVYSNLPEFLQKVVRVANTAEERDILLLGTLTTLSSCFPKLYGIYDGKKVYSNLFLFITAQASAGKGRLVHCKQLVKPIHKEFREQASLLRQRFEFDMSDYHSNKGKGSNANGAEKPSKPPEKMLLIPANNSTTGVFQLLSDNEGRGLIFETEGDTLSQAFKSDYGNYSDGFRKAFHHETISYYRRTDQEYVDIETPCISTVLSGTPKQIATLIPDAENGLFSRFIFYRMNVQAVWKDVFAASSNNGLDKYFDELGKEFHEFYKVLEGNTEVRFYLSVDQEVEFNQFFVHVQKKYLDLLGIDYMATVRRLGLITFRISMILSALRVMETGDISNKLICEERDFQVALSIVKVLLEHSSKVFSELSGQQKPVKKKNRKEMFLANLPQTFNRQQYLEVSQSLSIADKTAEGYIKKYIDNGVIQREFHDSYIKMVDQETKDLKEVE; encoded by the coding sequence ATGTTAAAATTCAAGTTTAACCCTAGAAAATGGTTGGATACCAGTAATTCAAGCAATATAGAGCAACCTAAACAGGAGGCTATATTAAGAGAATTAAAAAGTACCTATCAAGAAGTATTAAAAGTAGTAGAACAAATTGAGGCAAAACAGATTGATATCACTTCAGCTTATGAAGATTGGCGCAATATAGGTTTTGCCTTAGCAGATGAATTTGGGGAGAGTGGAAGAGATTTGTTTCATAAGATAAGTTGTTTTTATCCTGATTATTCTCAGTCGGAATGTGACAAACAGTTTGAAAAGTGCCTTCAATCCAAAGGAACGGGTATTAGTTTAAAGACCTTTTTTTATCATGCAAAAAATGCAGGTATCAAAATTGCAAATGCAGCAACTTTGAGCAATAATCAGCAACTTCCAAATTTTACAGACACTGTTTATTCAAACCTTCCAGAATTTTTGCAAAAGGTGGTTCGGGTTGCCAATACCGCCGAAGAGCGAGATATATTGCTTTTGGGTACTTTAACTACCTTAAGTTCATGCTTTCCAAAACTGTATGGTATATATGATGGTAAAAAGGTGTACTCCAATCTATTCCTTTTCATTACAGCCCAGGCTTCCGCTGGAAAAGGGCGTTTAGTGCATTGCAAACAATTGGTTAAGCCTATTCATAAAGAATTTAGAGAACAAGCAAGCTTACTTAGGCAACGCTTTGAATTTGACATGTCTGATTATCATTCTAACAAAGGAAAGGGGAGTAATGCAAATGGAGCTGAAAAACCTTCTAAACCTCCTGAAAAAATGCTCTTGATCCCTGCTAATAATAGTACAACCGGAGTATTTCAACTACTATCAGATAATGAAGGGAGAGGGCTGATTTTTGAAACGGAAGGCGATACGCTCTCTCAGGCATTTAAGAGTGATTATGGAAATTACAGTGATGGATTCCGAAAAGCATTCCATCACGAAACAATTTCATATTACAGGAGAACGGATCAGGAGTATGTAGATATAGAAACACCATGTATCTCTACCGTACTTTCTGGTACACCTAAACAGATAGCCACCTTAATTCCTGACGCAGAAAATGGACTGTTCAGCCGATTTATTTTTTATCGCATGAATGTACAAGCAGTATGGAAAGATGTTTTTGCGGCAAGTTCAAATAATGGATTGGATAAGTATTTTGATGAATTAGGGAAAGAATTTCATGAGTTTTACAAAGTATTAGAGGGTAATACCGAAGTGCGATTCTATTTATCGGTTGACCAGGAAGTAGAATTCAATCAATTTTTTGTACATGTGCAGAAAAAGTATCTTGATTTACTGGGGATTGACTATATGGCAACCGTTCGCAGATTAGGACTAATAACTTTTAGAATTTCCATGATCTTATCAGCCCTAAGAGTAATGGAAACTGGAGATATCAGTAACAAATTAATCTGTGAGGAAAGAGACTTTCAGGTGGCTCTTTCAATCGTCAAGGTGTTGTTAGAACATTCTAGTAAAGTTTTTTCTGAACTATCAGGCCAGCAAAAGCCAGTAAAAAAGAAGAACCGAAAAGAAATGTTTCTTGCCAACCTTCCTCAAACTTTTAATCGGCAGCAATACCTTGAAGTTTCGCAAAGCCTTTCAATAGCAGATAAAACAGCAGAAGGGTATATAAAAAAGTATATTGACAATGGAGTAATACAGCGGGAATTCCATGACAGTTATATCAAAATGGTAGATCAGGAAACTAAGGATTTGAAGGAAGTTGAGTAA
- a CDS encoding restriction endonuclease subunit S — protein MKVKIGDIAHLQFGFYAKPEEAGEVAYLQVKHFDKLGKVSSEMDAFIPMNKKNESHLLQNEDILFVGKGLRNFAWTYHSSIGPAIASSIFFVIKADKAKVLPEYLTTLFNLPQSQAYFQTLGAGSSIPSIRKSELEAFTINLPPLEVQEKAVAIKLLHEQDIELSHKIIAEKEKVYQSVIHQLIQHSYD, from the coding sequence ATGAAGGTAAAAATAGGAGATATAGCCCATTTACAGTTTGGTTTTTATGCGAAGCCAGAAGAGGCAGGTGAAGTGGCTTATCTGCAAGTTAAGCATTTTGATAAGTTAGGAAAGGTGTCATCTGAAATGGATGCATTCATTCCAATGAATAAGAAAAACGAGTCTCATTTGCTCCAAAATGAAGATATTCTTTTTGTAGGTAAAGGGCTGAGAAACTTTGCCTGGACATACCACAGCTCAATTGGACCTGCTATTGCATCGTCCATTTTTTTTGTCATTAAAGCGGATAAGGCAAAAGTGCTACCGGAATATCTGACTACGCTTTTTAATTTGCCGCAATCTCAGGCATATTTTCAGACATTAGGAGCAGGAAGCTCTATTCCATCCATTCGGAAATCTGAATTGGAAGCTTTCACTATTAATCTTCCACCTTTAGAGGTACAGGAGAAGGCTGTAGCCATTAAGCTCTTACACGAACAGGATATAGAGTTGTCACATAAAATAATAGCCGAAAAGGAAAAAGTATATCAATCAGTAATTCATCAATTAATCCAGCACAGTTATGACTAA
- a CDS encoding DUF2188 domain-containing protein: MTKKTRHVVPNSQGGWDSKKGGSDRVSKHFDTKKEAEKYSRNLSNKEKSELFIHGKDGKIQRKDSNGNDPFPPRG, encoded by the coding sequence ATGACTAAAAAGACTAGACATGTTGTGCCAAACTCCCAGGGAGGTTGGGACTCAAAAAAAGGTGGATCAGATAGGGTGTCAAAACACTTTGACACTAAAAAGGAAGCCGAAAAGTACAGCAGGAACCTATCCAATAAAGAAAAGTCCGAGCTTTTCATTCATGGGAAAGACGGTAAGATCCAAAGAAAAGATTCCAATGGAAATGATCCCTTTCCACCCAGGGGATAA
- a CDS encoding type I restriction-modification system subunit M — protein sequence MIKQPITQSEINNIVWKACDTFRGVIDPSQYKDYILTMLFVKYVSDVWKDKKRFYSEKYDNDELRMQRALRNERFQLPESCTFDYLFENRNAANLGELINTALEGLEDANRSKLERVFRNIDFNSEANLGQTKDRNRRLKNLLVDFSALDLQPSHLEGNDVIGDAYEYLIERFASDAGKKAGEFYTPSQVSKLLAKLMAPQPGDRIIDPTCGSGSLLIKTAKEVGSKNFSLYGQEINGSTWALARMNMFLHEIDNATIEWGDTLNNPKLLEGDSLLKGNKVVANPPFSLDKWGVDNAVTDQFNRFHRGVPPKSKGDYAFISHMIESTYEDVGKVGVILPHGVLFRGSSEGKIRQQLIEDNLLEVVIGLPSNLFFGTGIPACILIFNRAKGENKDILFVDASQGFESGKNQNRLRDSDIDKIISAYQNFQQAAPLSTEAGEVLEEKYSYRATLKEVIENEYNLNIPRYVDTFVEEEPVDIAATQQDIRELKNQLASVEQKIEDYLKELGF from the coding sequence ATGATAAAACAACCCATTACCCAAAGTGAAATCAATAACATTGTATGGAAGGCCTGTGATACCTTCAGGGGTGTCATAGACCCTTCTCAATACAAAGATTATATCCTGACCATGCTTTTTGTCAAGTATGTGTCGGATGTGTGGAAGGATAAGAAACGTTTCTATTCTGAAAAATACGATAACGATGAACTAAGGATGCAGCGGGCTTTGCGCAATGAACGCTTCCAGTTACCGGAAAGCTGCACCTTTGACTATCTGTTTGAAAACCGTAATGCAGCCAATTTAGGCGAATTAATTAACACTGCACTAGAGGGCTTGGAAGATGCCAACCGTAGTAAACTGGAAAGGGTATTTCGTAACATTGACTTTAATTCAGAGGCTAATCTGGGGCAGACAAAGGACCGAAATAGAAGACTTAAAAACCTGTTGGTTGACTTCTCCGCACTTGATTTGCAACCATCTCACCTGGAAGGAAATGATGTGATTGGTGATGCATATGAGTACCTGATTGAAAGATTTGCCAGTGATGCAGGCAAAAAGGCTGGTGAATTTTATACTCCCTCTCAGGTTTCCAAATTGTTAGCCAAGCTTATGGCACCCCAACCAGGAGATAGGATCATTGACCCTACTTGCGGTTCAGGTTCATTACTAATCAAAACGGCTAAAGAAGTAGGAAGTAAAAACTTCTCCCTTTATGGTCAGGAGATCAATGGAAGCACCTGGGCACTGGCCAGAATGAATATGTTTTTGCATGAGATAGATAATGCTACCATTGAGTGGGGCGATACGCTTAACAACCCCAAGCTGCTGGAAGGTGATAGTTTGCTTAAAGGAAATAAAGTTGTTGCCAATCCTCCTTTTTCTCTTGATAAATGGGGAGTAGATAATGCCGTTACAGACCAATTCAACCGATTCCACCGAGGCGTTCCTCCTAAGAGTAAAGGAGACTATGCCTTTATCTCTCATATGATTGAATCCACTTATGAGGATGTGGGCAAAGTGGGTGTGATACTGCCACATGGGGTGCTTTTCAGAGGTAGTAGTGAAGGAAAAATCAGGCAACAATTGATTGAAGATAATTTGCTTGAAGTAGTGATTGGACTTCCTTCTAACCTGTTTTTTGGCACTGGTATACCTGCCTGTATTCTGATTTTTAACAGGGCAAAGGGCGAAAATAAGGATATACTTTTTGTAGATGCCAGCCAGGGCTTTGAATCAGGTAAAAACCAGAATCGTCTGAGAGATTCAGATATTGATAAAATCATTTCTGCTTATCAGAATTTCCAACAAGCAGCTCCTTTATCTACAGAAGCAGGAGAGGTGTTGGAAGAAAAGTACTCTTATCGTGCTACGCTGAAGGAGGTTATAGAGAATGAGTACAATCTCAATATTCCCCGCTATGTGGACACTTTTGTGGAGGAGGAACCCGTAGATATTGCTGCTACTCAGCAGGATATCCGTGAGCTGAAAAATCAATTAGCTTCTGTAGAGCAGAAGATAGAGGATTATTTAAAAGAATTGGGATTCTGA
- a CDS encoding restriction endonuclease subunit S encodes MSIIKLKKNLYKKTKVGDIPENWDVRSLGNLIVEMKSGLSRKLADKDLGLPVLRSNNLVNNEVVFDNLLYWYFDDPQGANTKGYFLNDGEILVNFINSPAQIGKCALFINKLGRPIIYTTNLLSLSLDSEQIDPGFFLSLTLSSLYKKFIQSITKPAINQASFTTKDFRKFTLPLPPLFEQKKISQVLSAWDEAIEKNRELLKVYLRRRKGLSQNLLSGGLRFKEFIQDDQLIKTKVGTLPADWHLRSISNIVTRVKKSFTPEPDTLYQEIGIRSHAKGIFHKEKVTGKSLGNKSVFWIEPDCFVVNIVFAWEHAIAKTTEAEAGMIASHRFPMYKPKKDLLDLDYLLYYFKSARGKHLLGLASPGGAGRNKTLGQSDFAKLQIPVPSLEEQRKIASVLSEADKEIDLLRQHIKTLKEQKKGLMQKLLTGEVRTI; translated from the coding sequence ATGAGTATAATTAAGTTAAAAAAAAATCTTTATAAGAAGACTAAAGTTGGTGATATACCTGAGAATTGGGATGTCAGGTCACTTGGGAATTTAATAGTTGAAATGAAAAGTGGGTTATCACGTAAACTTGCTGATAAAGACTTAGGGCTACCTGTCCTGAGATCTAATAACCTTGTAAATAATGAGGTTGTGTTCGATAACCTTTTGTATTGGTATTTTGATGACCCGCAAGGAGCTAATACGAAGGGATATTTTTTAAATGACGGCGAAATTTTAGTGAATTTTATTAATTCACCAGCACAGATCGGAAAATGTGCTCTGTTTATCAATAAATTAGGAAGGCCAATAATATATACAACAAACCTATTATCTCTTAGTCTAGATTCGGAACAAATTGATCCAGGCTTCTTTCTAAGTCTCACCCTATCTAGTCTGTATAAGAAATTTATTCAGTCAATTACTAAACCTGCAATAAATCAAGCAAGCTTTACCACAAAAGATTTCCGAAAGTTTACTTTACCATTACCGCCACTTTTTGAACAGAAGAAAATATCACAAGTCCTTAGTGCTTGGGACGAGGCTATTGAAAAAAATAGAGAATTATTAAAAGTTTATTTGAGGAGGAGGAAGGGATTAAGTCAAAATCTCTTATCAGGAGGTTTACGTTTCAAGGAGTTTATCCAAGATGATCAGCTAATTAAAACTAAAGTTGGTACTTTACCTGCCGACTGGCACCTCAGATCAATTTCCAATATCGTTACCAGAGTAAAAAAATCTTTTACTCCTGAACCAGATACCTTATACCAGGAAATTGGTATTCGCTCTCATGCAAAGGGAATCTTTCATAAGGAAAAAGTTACAGGCAAAAGCTTAGGCAATAAATCAGTATTCTGGATTGAGCCAGATTGCTTTGTGGTAAACATTGTTTTTGCCTGGGAGCACGCCATTGCTAAAACTACTGAAGCGGAAGCAGGCATGATTGCATCGCATCGCTTTCCCATGTATAAGCCCAAAAAGGATCTACTGGATTTAGATTATTTGCTTTACTACTTCAAATCCGCAAGAGGTAAACATCTGCTGGGTTTAGCCTCTCCTGGTGGAGCAGGTCGTAACAAAACCCTGGGACAGTCAGATTTTGCAAAGCTTCAAATACCTGTACCGTCACTTGAAGAGCAAAGGAAAATAGCATCTGTATTATCAGAAGCTGATAAAGAAATTGACCTTCTTCGGCAGCATATCAAAACACTCAAAGAACAGAAAAAGGGCTTGATGCAAAAGCTATTGACGGGGGAGGTAAGAACTATTTAA
- a CDS encoding nucleotide-binding domain-containing protein → MNISDTFKQLVSNIKIPEEKAGTISYRYGRITKALNEEFRGTDSKTANSLQVGSYGRYTGIKGISDLDMLYIMPSSKWQKYNVSGGQSKLLQDTKNAIANTYSSSDINLDRCVVTVKFSDSHIDIQPVFEIDDQDYKYPDTYNSGSWKITKPRKEMNAMTESEQQKNKNLRRLCKMARAWKNKNGVCMGGLLIDTLAYNFLHSTDEYDSTSFSSYDLMCRDFFKYLYEQPKDQKEYGALGSRQRVKVRKSFKRKAKKAYDLAEKAIEATSDKKKHNKWRDVFGNNFPKYQNEDAEARSINENYSNTEEFIESYYPINILYDLRIDCEIKQNGFRNGLLREFLFKRIKLLPNKSLRFYIDQIDIPPPYTVKWKVTNRGEQAIKRDCIRGQIIDDMGSYERKETTNFKGSHFVECYVIKDNMVVAMDSIDVPISE, encoded by the coding sequence ATGAATATATCAGACACTTTTAAGCAATTAGTCTCAAACATAAAGATTCCAGAGGAAAAGGCAGGTACGATTTCCTACAGATATGGCCGGATAACTAAGGCTTTGAATGAAGAATTTCGTGGTACTGACTCTAAAACGGCTAATAGTTTACAAGTTGGCTCCTACGGCAGGTACACTGGTATCAAAGGAATTTCAGACTTAGATATGCTATACATAATGCCCAGTAGTAAATGGCAAAAATACAACGTAAGTGGAGGGCAATCAAAATTATTGCAAGACACCAAAAATGCAATAGCTAACACCTATTCTTCCTCTGACATAAACTTAGATAGATGTGTTGTTACCGTAAAGTTTTCGGATTCACATATTGATATACAACCAGTATTTGAAATTGATGATCAGGATTACAAATACCCTGATACATATAATAGCGGCTCTTGGAAAATAACAAAACCAAGAAAGGAAATGAATGCAATGACTGAATCTGAGCAGCAAAAGAATAAAAACCTTCGGAGGTTATGTAAAATGGCAAGAGCCTGGAAGAATAAGAATGGTGTTTGTATGGGAGGGCTTTTAATTGATACGCTTGCCTATAACTTTTTACATTCTACCGATGAATATGATAGCACGAGTTTTTCTTCTTATGACCTAATGTGTAGAGATTTCTTCAAGTATTTATATGAACAGCCCAAAGATCAAAAAGAATATGGTGCATTAGGAAGTAGACAGAGGGTAAAAGTCAGGAAATCATTTAAAAGAAAAGCTAAAAAAGCGTATGATCTGGCAGAAAAAGCCATTGAAGCCACTTCTGATAAAAAGAAGCATAACAAATGGAGAGATGTCTTTGGAAATAATTTCCCTAAATATCAGAATGAGGATGCAGAGGCTCGTTCCATTAACGAAAACTATAGTAATACTGAAGAGTTCATTGAGTCTTACTACCCTATTAATATATTGTATGATTTAAGAATAGATTGTGAGATAAAGCAAAATGGATTTAGAAATGGTTTATTGCGAGAATTTCTGTTTAAGAGAATTAAGCTATTGCCTAATAAATCTTTACGCTTTTACATTGATCAGATAGATATTCCACCTCCCTATACAGTCAAATGGAAAGTAACCAATCGAGGAGAGCAAGCGATTAAGAGAGATTGCATTCGGGGCCAGATAATCGATGACATGGGATCTTACGAAAGAAAAGAAACCACAAATTTCAAAGGCAGTCACTTTGTTGAATGCTACGTGATTAAAGACAATATGGTAGTTGCAATGGATTCTATAGACGTACCAATTTCAGAATAG
- a CDS encoding SLATT domain-containing protein — protein MTESEILLESQIRELYGRVVYTHKTHEKCADVLKERSDCLKLTEIFLSAATTTTILIVVFGDGKIFQFIAALCSTILLALTLYSKDFNLLAIAEKHKQAALDILEIREGLLSLLVDIRIGNKEIGHLQQIRDELNERLINTYRGAPKTMNKAYQIASKALKENEEFTFSDSEIDKFLPESLRKD, from the coding sequence ATGACAGAGAGTGAAATATTGTTAGAGTCTCAAATCAGAGAGCTGTATGGCCGAGTCGTCTATACGCATAAAACTCATGAGAAATGTGCCGATGTTCTGAAAGAGAGAAGTGACTGTCTAAAACTCACAGAAATTTTTCTATCAGCGGCTACAACTACTACAATACTTATAGTTGTATTTGGTGACGGCAAAATATTTCAATTCATAGCGGCACTTTGTTCTACCATCCTATTAGCTCTTACACTCTATTCAAAAGACTTCAACTTATTAGCTATTGCTGAAAAACATAAACAAGCGGCTTTAGATATACTTGAAATCAGGGAAGGCTTACTTTCATTGTTAGTAGATATTCGCATCGGCAATAAGGAAATAGGGCATCTCCAACAAATTAGAGATGAATTGAATGAAAGGCTCATAAATACTTACAGAGGAGCTCCTAAAACAATGAATAAGGCATACCAAATCGCTTCAAAAGCACTAAAGGAGAATGAAGAATTTACTTTTTCGGATTCCGAAATAGATAAGTTTTTACCAGAGAGTCTAAGAAAAGATTAA
- a CDS encoding RNA-binding domain-containing protein has translation MAKVDQMNNRLTPAAIESIIQSGEGYNAEFKVRVPNKLKELSEEICAFANAAGGILLIGVNDDNEIYGSEIDNGKRSAIQNSLNEINPHIPTTLYPVEVDGKTVWVIEVNSGSQKPYVLSGAIYVRQGPNTQKLTTVEQMRDFFQQSDRIYFDEAPCQDFKPSEGIDQKWFEEFRLQSGLSKTITQEQIIQNLKLVLADDNMKNGGVLFFGSSPEQFIETAVIRCIAFEGINKTQIIDDKVFGGPLIKQYEKAMQWLKSKLDIRYEIEGSGPRKEVWEIPETALKETIINALSHRDYYDKGAKTTVELFDDRVEVSNPGGLTSAISLADFGTKSHSRNPLIFGLFVRIRMVEQVGSGIGRIKDQMKAAKLPEPLFKTEGMFTVVLQRPEKSSGKSSGKSSGKDAHENWSILKEQLINKAPSKIGKSSLRILEMVYHNRYVTIPEMAKSIDITERAIEKNIQKLKEQDLITRKEGERAGYWELITDKE, from the coding sequence TTGGCAAAAGTAGATCAAATGAATAACCGTCTTACACCTGCTGCTATCGAAAGCATTATCCAATCAGGAGAAGGCTACAATGCGGAGTTTAAAGTCCGTGTGCCTAATAAGCTCAAAGAGCTCAGTGAGGAAATTTGTGCCTTTGCCAATGCTGCTGGTGGCATTTTATTGATCGGGGTGAATGATGATAATGAAATTTACGGATCTGAAATAGATAATGGGAAAAGATCGGCTATTCAAAATTCCTTAAACGAAATTAATCCGCATATCCCTACCACCCTGTATCCGGTGGAAGTAGATGGTAAAACGGTTTGGGTGATTGAAGTGAATAGTGGCTCTCAAAAACCCTACGTCTTATCTGGGGCCATTTACGTACGCCAGGGGCCAAATACCCAAAAGCTTACCACGGTGGAGCAAATGCGGGATTTTTTCCAGCAATCCGATCGCATTTATTTTGACGAAGCACCATGTCAAGATTTTAAACCCTCCGAAGGGATAGATCAAAAGTGGTTTGAGGAGTTTCGCTTGCAAAGCGGTTTATCTAAAACGATCACTCAGGAGCAAATTATTCAAAACCTGAAGCTTGTTTTAGCTGATGATAATATGAAAAATGGTGGGGTATTGTTCTTTGGCTCATCCCCGGAGCAGTTTATAGAAACAGCTGTTATTCGCTGTATTGCTTTTGAAGGTATCAACAAAACCCAAATCATTGATGACAAAGTTTTTGGTGGGCCTCTGATAAAACAGTATGAAAAGGCCATGCAGTGGTTGAAAAGCAAACTGGACATCCGCTATGAAATTGAAGGAAGTGGCCCCAGGAAGGAGGTTTGGGAAATTCCTGAAACCGCTTTGAAAGAAACTATTATCAATGCACTTTCCCACCGTGACTATTATGACAAAGGTGCTAAAACAACTGTTGAACTCTTTGATGACCGTGTTGAGGTAAGTAATCCGGGAGGCTTAACCAGTGCTATCTCTCTCGCTGATTTTGGAACCAAAAGCCACAGCAGAAACCCCTTGATATTTGGACTGTTTGTACGCATCCGTATGGTGGAGCAAGTTGGCTCAGGGATAGGCAGGATAAAAGACCAGATGAAGGCTGCTAAACTTCCTGAGCCTTTGTTTAAAACAGAAGGCATGTTTACAGTCGTTTTGCAGCGACCCGAAAAAAGTTCGGGGAAAAGTTCGGGGAAAAGTTCGGGGAAAGATGCTCATGAAAATTGGAGCATACTAAAAGAACAACTTATCAATAAAGCACCCTCAAAAATTGGCAAGAGTTCCCTAAGGATTTTGGAAATGGTTTACCATAATCGATATGTGACCATTCCTGAAATGGCAAAAAGCATAGACATTACTGAAAGGGCAATTGAAAAAAACATTCAAAAATTAAAAGAGCAAGACCTTATAACCCGCAAAGAAGGAGAAAGGGCGGGATATTGGGAACTCATAACAGATAAAGAATAA